One window of the Trifolium pratense cultivar HEN17-A07 linkage group LG2, ARS_RC_1.1, whole genome shotgun sequence genome contains the following:
- the LOC123907090 gene encoding dihydroflavonol 4-reductase-like isoform X2, which produces MERSCKVCVTGGAGYIGSLLVKKLLEKGYTVHATLRNLKDESKVGFLRGFPHADTRLVLFEADIYKSDEFWPAIQGCEFVFHVATPFQHQTDSQFKSIEEAAIAGVKSIAENCIKSGTVKKLIYTGTVIASSSLKDDGSGYKDFIDETCWTPLHLPLTAHHRDYADSKTLAERELLMSYGKDKNGSGGVEVVTLAVGLVGGDALLSYIPPSVAVITSQLKDSEAVYQSLRFLVASSFASSAEISNYYFQNYAEFNLKEKYLEGPNRAIKWASTKLVDKGFIYKYDFKMILDDSIKCAKRVGYLSI; this is translated from the exons TGCTGGTTATATTGGTTCTCTTTTAGTCAAAAAGCTTTTGGAAAAGGGCTACACCGTTCATGCTACTCTTAGAAACTTGA AGGATGAATCCAAAGTAGGTTTTTTGAGAGGCTTTCCACATGCAGATACTAGACTTGTGTTATTTGAAGCTGACATATACAAATCAGATGAATTTTGGCCTGCAATTCAAGGTTGTGAGTTTGTGTTTCATGTTGCTACTCCTTTTCAACATCAAACTGATTCTCAG TTTAAGAGCATAGAGGAAGCTGCAATAGCAGGTGTAAAAAGCATAGCTGAAAATTGTATAAAATCAGGAACAGtgaaaaaattgatatacacTGGAACTGTAATTGCTTCTTCTTCACTGAAAGATGATGGAAGTGGATACAAAGACTTCATTGATGAAACTTGTTGGACACCTCTCCATCTTCCTCTTACTGCTCACCATAGG GATTACGCGGATTCAAAGACATTAGCTGAGAGAGAATTACTAATGAGTTATGGTAAAGATAAAAATGGAAGTGGTGGAGTTGAGGTAGTAACTCTAGCTGTTGGACTAGTGGGAGGGGATGCTCTTCTAAGTTACATACCCCCTAGTGTTGCAGTGATTACCTCTCAACTTAAAGACAGTGAAGCCGTATATCAATCTTTGAG ATTCTTGGTTGCAAGTTCATTTGCATCATCAGCAGAGATATCAAATTACTATTTTCAAAACTATGCAGAATTCAATTTGAAGGAGAA GTATTTGGAAGGGCCCAACAGGGCAATCAAATGGGCCTCAACAAAACTCGTAGATAAAGGATTTATCTACAAATACGATTTCAAGATGATATTAGATGATAGTATAAAATGCGCAAAAAGAGTAGGTTATCTTAGTATATAA
- the LOC123907090 gene encoding putative anthocyanidin reductase isoform X1, which translates to MERSCKVCVTGGAGYIGSLLVKKLLEKGYTVHATLRNLKDESKVGFLRGFPHADTRLVLFEADIYKSDEFWPAIQGCEFVFHVATPFQHQTDSQFKSIEEAAIAGVKSIAENCIKSGTVKKLIYTGTVIASSSLKDDGSGYKDFIDETCWTPLHLPLTAHHRDYADSKTLAERELLMSYGKDKNGSGGVEVVTLAVGLVGGDALLSYIPPSVAVITSQLKDSEAVYQSLRYIEDLCGKVPLVHIDDVCEAHIFCAEDSTINGRFLVASSFASSAEISNYYFQNYAEFNLKEKYLEGPNRAIKWASTKLVDKGFIYKYDFKMILDDSIKCAKRVGYLSI; encoded by the exons TGCTGGTTATATTGGTTCTCTTTTAGTCAAAAAGCTTTTGGAAAAGGGCTACACCGTTCATGCTACTCTTAGAAACTTGA AGGATGAATCCAAAGTAGGTTTTTTGAGAGGCTTTCCACATGCAGATACTAGACTTGTGTTATTTGAAGCTGACATATACAAATCAGATGAATTTTGGCCTGCAATTCAAGGTTGTGAGTTTGTGTTTCATGTTGCTACTCCTTTTCAACATCAAACTGATTCTCAG TTTAAGAGCATAGAGGAAGCTGCAATAGCAGGTGTAAAAAGCATAGCTGAAAATTGTATAAAATCAGGAACAGtgaaaaaattgatatacacTGGAACTGTAATTGCTTCTTCTTCACTGAAAGATGATGGAAGTGGATACAAAGACTTCATTGATGAAACTTGTTGGACACCTCTCCATCTTCCTCTTACTGCTCACCATAGG GATTACGCGGATTCAAAGACATTAGCTGAGAGAGAATTACTAATGAGTTATGGTAAAGATAAAAATGGAAGTGGTGGAGTTGAGGTAGTAACTCTAGCTGTTGGACTAGTGGGAGGGGATGCTCTTCTAAGTTACATACCCCCTAGTGTTGCAGTGATTACCTCTCAACTTAAAGACAGTGAAGCCGTATATCAATCTTTGAGGTATATAGAAGATTTGTGTGGAAAAGTTCCACTAGTCcatattgatgatgtttgtgAAGCCCATATATTTTGTGCTGAGGATTCAACTATCAATGGTAGATTCTTGGTTGCAAGTTCATTTGCATCATCAGCAGAGATATCAAATTACTATTTTCAAAACTATGCAGAATTCAATTTGAAGGAGAA GTATTTGGAAGGGCCCAACAGGGCAATCAAATGGGCCTCAACAAAACTCGTAGATAAAGGATTTATCTACAAATACGATTTCAAGATGATATTAGATGATAGTATAAAATGCGCAAAAAGAGTAGGTTATCTTAGTATATAA
- the LOC123907092 gene encoding probable polyol transporter 4 isoform X2, with translation MIQLKNKNKGCQLTSMIPRNIFLHVPFLLLSILCFSAMVDVGVMSGAIIYIQKDLKITEVQQEVLVGILSIISLLGSLAGGRTSDWIGRKWTIGLAALIFQTGGAIMALAPSFKVLMIGRLIAGVGIGFGVMIAPVYIAEISPAIARGSLTSFPEIFINFGILLGYISNYAFHKLPPHINWRIMLGVGLIPSVIIAVALFIIPESPRWLVVQNRMEEAKLVLLKISESEKDAEEKLQEIQKAAESGNAEKYETKTVWQEILHPSPPVLRMLITGCGIQCFQQITGIDTVVYYSPTIFKNAGITGDSELLAATVAVGFTKTLFILIAILLIDKLGRKPLLYVSTIGMTVSLFSLSFALAFLGHAKVGIAFAILAVCGNVAFFSVGLGPICWVLSSEIFPLRLRAQASALGAVGSRVSSGVISMSFLSVTNAITVAGTFFVFGVISCSAVAFVHYCVPETKGKSLEEIEVLFQNAGESIGNEVEMADAERLMQKS, from the exons ATGATTCAActgaagaacaagaacaagggTTGCCAACTAACAAGCATGATTccaagaaatatatttttgcatgtGCCATTTTTGCTTCTCTCAATTCTGTGCTTCTCGGCTATGGTAG ACGTGGGTGTTATGAGTGGAGCGATTATATACATTCAAAAGGATTTGAAGATAACAGAAGTTCAGCAAGAAGTACTAGTTGGAATTTTGAGCATAATATCACTTTTGGGTAGTTTAGCTGGAGGAAGAACATCTGATTGGATCGGCAGAAAATGGACAATTGGTTTGGCAGCCCTTATCTTCCAAACAGGTGGAGCTATTATGGCTCTTGCTCCATCCTTTAAAGTATTGATGATAGGTAGACTCATAGCAGGTGTAGGTATAGGTTTCGGCGTCATGATTGCACCTGTTTATATCGCCGAAATTTCTCCTGCCATTGCTAGGGGATCTCTGACCTCTTTCCCTGAAATCTTCATTAATTTTGGAATCCTTCTCGGCTACATATCAAACTATGCATTTCATAAGCTTCCACCGCATATAAATTGGAGAATAATGCTTGGTGTTGGACTTATTCCTTCGGTTATTATTGCTGTTGCACTTTTTATCATACCTGAATCCCCAAGATGGCTTGTGGTGCAGAATAGGAtggaagaagctaaattagtacTGTTAAAGATAAGCGAAAGTGAGAAAGATGCAGAAGAAAAGTTGCAAGAAATTCAGAAAGCCGCTGAATCAGGAAATGCCGAGAAGTATGAAACAAAAACAGTATGGCAAGAAATATTGCATCCTTCTCCTCCTGTTCTAAGAATGCTTATAACCGGTTGTGGCATTCAATGTTTCCAACAAATTACAGGCATTGACACGGTGGTATATTATAGCCCCACAATTTTCAAGAATGCTGGAATCACCGGGGACTCCGAGCTTCTTGCAGCAACTGTTGCTGTTGGATTCACCAAAACATTGTTCATCTTGATAGCTATACTTCTGATCGACAAATTGGGGAGAAAGCCTTTGCTTTACGTGAGCACGATCGGGATGACAGTAAGTTTATTTAGCCTGAGTTTCGCTTTGGCTTTCCTAGGCCACGCCAAGGTTGGAATCGCTTTTGCGATTCTCGCAGTTTGTGGAAATGTAGCTTTCTTCTCAGTAGGACTTGGTCCAATATGTTGGGTTCTGTCATCCGAGATATTTCCTTTGAGGCTTAGAGCTCAAGCATCAGCTCTTGGAGCAGTTGGAAGTAGGGTTAGCAGCGGCGTGATCTCAATGTCCTTCCTTTCAGTCACCAACGCGATAACAGTAGCGGGAACTTTCTTTGTTTTTGGTGTTATTTCATGCAGCGCTGTTGCATTTGTTCATTACTGTGTTCCAGAGACAAAAGGAAAGAGTTTGGAAGAAATTGAAGTGCTCTTTCAAAACGCAGGTGAATCGATAGGAAATGAGGTAGAAATGGCAGATGCGGAGCGTCTGATGCAGAAGTCATGA
- the LOC123907092 gene encoding probable polyol transporter 4 isoform X1: MGLIGIQENGNGNGDLVSEIPLGTKTKYIRMTSDDSTEEQEQGLPTNKHDSKKYIFACAIFASLNSVLLGYDVGVMSGAIIYIQKDLKITEVQQEVLVGILSIISLLGSLAGGRTSDWIGRKWTIGLAALIFQTGGAIMALAPSFKVLMIGRLIAGVGIGFGVMIAPVYIAEISPAIARGSLTSFPEIFINFGILLGYISNYAFHKLPPHINWRIMLGVGLIPSVIIAVALFIIPESPRWLVVQNRMEEAKLVLLKISESEKDAEEKLQEIQKAAESGNAEKYETKTVWQEILHPSPPVLRMLITGCGIQCFQQITGIDTVVYYSPTIFKNAGITGDSELLAATVAVGFTKTLFILIAILLIDKLGRKPLLYVSTIGMTVSLFSLSFALAFLGHAKVGIAFAILAVCGNVAFFSVGLGPICWVLSSEIFPLRLRAQASALGAVGSRVSSGVISMSFLSVTNAITVAGTFFVFGVISCSAVAFVHYCVPETKGKSLEEIEVLFQNAGESIGNEVEMADAERLMQKS, translated from the exons ATGGGGTTGATTGGTATCCAAGAAAATGGGAATGGAAATGGAGATTTGGTATCTGAGATTCCATTGGGAACCAAAACCAAGTACATTAGGATGACATCTGATGATTCAActgaagaacaagaacaagggTTGCCAACTAACAAGCATGATTccaagaaatatatttttgcatgtGCCATTTTTGCTTCTCTCAATTCTGTGCTTCTCGGCTATG ACGTGGGTGTTATGAGTGGAGCGATTATATACATTCAAAAGGATTTGAAGATAACAGAAGTTCAGCAAGAAGTACTAGTTGGAATTTTGAGCATAATATCACTTTTGGGTAGTTTAGCTGGAGGAAGAACATCTGATTGGATCGGCAGAAAATGGACAATTGGTTTGGCAGCCCTTATCTTCCAAACAGGTGGAGCTATTATGGCTCTTGCTCCATCCTTTAAAGTATTGATGATAGGTAGACTCATAGCAGGTGTAGGTATAGGTTTCGGCGTCATGATTGCACCTGTTTATATCGCCGAAATTTCTCCTGCCATTGCTAGGGGATCTCTGACCTCTTTCCCTGAAATCTTCATTAATTTTGGAATCCTTCTCGGCTACATATCAAACTATGCATTTCATAAGCTTCCACCGCATATAAATTGGAGAATAATGCTTGGTGTTGGACTTATTCCTTCGGTTATTATTGCTGTTGCACTTTTTATCATACCTGAATCCCCAAGATGGCTTGTGGTGCAGAATAGGAtggaagaagctaaattagtacTGTTAAAGATAAGCGAAAGTGAGAAAGATGCAGAAGAAAAGTTGCAAGAAATTCAGAAAGCCGCTGAATCAGGAAATGCCGAGAAGTATGAAACAAAAACAGTATGGCAAGAAATATTGCATCCTTCTCCTCCTGTTCTAAGAATGCTTATAACCGGTTGTGGCATTCAATGTTTCCAACAAATTACAGGCATTGACACGGTGGTATATTATAGCCCCACAATTTTCAAGAATGCTGGAATCACCGGGGACTCCGAGCTTCTTGCAGCAACTGTTGCTGTTGGATTCACCAAAACATTGTTCATCTTGATAGCTATACTTCTGATCGACAAATTGGGGAGAAAGCCTTTGCTTTACGTGAGCACGATCGGGATGACAGTAAGTTTATTTAGCCTGAGTTTCGCTTTGGCTTTCCTAGGCCACGCCAAGGTTGGAATCGCTTTTGCGATTCTCGCAGTTTGTGGAAATGTAGCTTTCTTCTCAGTAGGACTTGGTCCAATATGTTGGGTTCTGTCATCCGAGATATTTCCTTTGAGGCTTAGAGCTCAAGCATCAGCTCTTGGAGCAGTTGGAAGTAGGGTTAGCAGCGGCGTGATCTCAATGTCCTTCCTTTCAGTCACCAACGCGATAACAGTAGCGGGAACTTTCTTTGTTTTTGGTGTTATTTCATGCAGCGCTGTTGCATTTGTTCATTACTGTGTTCCAGAGACAAAAGGAAAGAGTTTGGAAGAAATTGAAGTGCTCTTTCAAAACGCAGGTGAATCGATAGGAAATGAGGTAGAAATGGCAGATGCGGAGCGTCTGATGCAGAAGTCATGA